Proteins found in one Tumebacillus sp. BK434 genomic segment:
- the ftsW gene encoding putative lipid II flippase FtsW produces MKLERHRPDFVLFVVVILLALFGLICIYSASQMVALEETGMQSTDKYFFKQLQWVLLGMLVMLFTMNVQFLRWFKLSKLMLLGSYILLALVFMPGIGVHVEGANRWVNLGVQFQPSDLAMLAIIIHIAALLSKKQDRIQDPKASYWPPMILIGIGFLLIILEPDMDTAVTFALCPFVIMFAAGIPWKYVRNTIIVGLVALVPLALMSYRGDRVATYLNPFAGGVNDGNLQIVQSLFAIATGGWTGRGLGHSIEKFSYLPMPHTDFIFAILSEEWGFIGGLVLVALYAVLIWRGIYIALRVPNRFASLVAIGLTTLIGFAVFLNIGSVSGLLPVIGVPLPFISYGGTSLLVKMFSMGILLNISRYTAQVPLKEDAPRTRADSNVAPLRPTRFDA; encoded by the coding sequence ATGAAGTTAGAAAGACACCGACCTGATTTTGTGCTGTTCGTTGTGGTCATTTTGTTGGCGTTGTTTGGTCTGATCTGCATTTACAGCGCCTCGCAGATGGTGGCGCTCGAAGAGACCGGCATGCAAAGCACCGACAAGTATTTTTTCAAGCAGCTGCAATGGGTGCTGCTCGGGATGCTGGTGATGCTGTTTACGATGAATGTGCAGTTTCTCAGATGGTTTAAGCTGTCCAAGCTGATGCTGCTCGGTTCGTACATCTTGCTGGCGCTGGTCTTTATGCCCGGCATCGGCGTTCACGTCGAAGGGGCGAATCGCTGGGTCAACCTCGGGGTGCAGTTTCAGCCGTCCGACCTGGCGATGCTGGCGATCATCATCCACATCGCGGCACTCTTGTCCAAGAAGCAGGACCGCATCCAAGATCCGAAAGCTTCGTATTGGCCGCCGATGATCCTGATCGGCATCGGCTTTTTGCTGATCATTCTCGAGCCGGACATGGACACCGCCGTCACGTTTGCGCTCTGTCCGTTTGTGATCATGTTTGCGGCGGGCATCCCGTGGAAATATGTGCGCAACACGATCATCGTCGGGCTGGTCGCGCTCGTGCCACTCGCCTTGATGAGCTACCGCGGCGACCGCGTCGCGACTTACCTCAACCCGTTTGCAGGGGGCGTCAACGATGGCAACCTGCAGATCGTGCAGTCCCTGTTCGCGATCGCGACGGGCGGCTGGACCGGGCGGGGTCTCGGGCACTCGATCGAAAAATTTTCCTACCTGCCGATGCCGCACACCGACTTTATCTTCGCGATCTTGTCGGAGGAGTGGGGCTTTATCGGCGGACTGGTACTGGTCGCCTTGTACGCCGTGCTGATCTGGCGCGGGATCTACATCGCGCTGCGCGTGCCGAACCGCTTCGCTTCGCTGGTCGCGATCGGCTTGACAACGCTGATCGGTTTCGCCGTGTTTTTGAACATCGGCTCCGTGTCGGGGCTCTTGCCTGTCATCGGCGTGCCGCTGCCGTTTATCTCGTATGGCGGCACCTCGCTGCTGGTCAAAATGTTCTCGATGGGCATACTGCTGAACATTTCGCGGTATACTGCGCAGGTTCCGCTAAAAGAGGATGCGCCGCGAACGCGGGCCGACTCGAACGTCGCACCGCTTCGCCCGACGCGTTTTGATGCGTAA
- a CDS encoding MBL fold metallo-hydrolase — protein sequence MQVYVQDLGHDVSLIDLMEQGERGRSACYVVRGAKLAIIETGSSLSAPYILAGLKELGVAPEQVEYVIVTHIHLDHSGGVGYILPHFPNATVVAHPRAGRHLIDPSRLIEGAKAVYGADELARLYGEILPVPAERVLIRDEGEQLDLGNGHLLTFYDTPGHAKHHFSIHDPAARAIFSGDTVGVRYVQALTGWDFECIYPSTSPTDFDREAVMNSVAKLERLPDVDRIFHTHFGPTAPASVAFARTRQTVADFDRLSRDLFRPGLDYQILAEAIRDYIRADLAKEGHIVQELGGIEFDIELNAKGMLYVLEKEQAGK from the coding sequence ATGCAAGTGTATGTACAGGATCTCGGTCACGATGTGTCGCTGATCGACCTGATGGAACAAGGGGAGCGCGGGCGCTCGGCGTGCTATGTAGTGCGCGGCGCGAAGCTCGCGATCATCGAGACGGGCTCTTCACTGTCCGCCCCGTACATTCTGGCCGGGCTGAAGGAGCTCGGCGTGGCGCCGGAGCAGGTGGAGTATGTGATCGTCACTCACATCCATCTCGACCATTCCGGCGGCGTCGGCTACATCCTGCCCCATTTCCCCAATGCGACAGTTGTCGCGCACCCGCGCGCGGGCCGGCACCTGATCGACCCCTCCCGCCTGATCGAAGGCGCGAAGGCGGTCTACGGCGCCGATGAGTTGGCCCGCCTGTACGGAGAGATTCTGCCCGTTCCGGCCGAGCGGGTGCTGATCCGCGACGAAGGCGAGCAACTCGACCTCGGCAACGGGCACCTGCTCACCTTTTATGACACGCCGGGTCATGCGAAACACCACTTCTCGATCCACGACCCGGCCGCACGGGCGATCTTCTCCGGCGACACGGTGGGCGTGCGCTATGTGCAGGCGCTGACCGGGTGGGATTTCGAATGCATCTATCCCTCGACGTCCCCGACCGATTTTGACCGCGAGGCGGTGATGAACTCGGTCGCCAAGCTGGAGCGATTGCCCGATGTTGACCGCATCTTCCACACCCACTTCGGCCCGACCGCCCCGGCGTCTGTCGCCTTCGCGCGCACCCGCCAGACGGTGGCCGACTTCGACCGCCTGTCCCGCGACCTGTTCCGACCGGGGCTGGACTACCAGATCCTCGCCGAAGCGATCCGCGACTACATCCGCGCCGACCTGGCGAAAGAAGGTCACATCGTGCAGGAGCTTGGCGGGATCGAGTTCGATATCGAGCTGAATGCGAAAGGTATGCTGTATGTGTTGGAAAAGGAGCAGGCCGGTAAATAA
- the thpR gene encoding RNA 2',3'-cyclic phosphodiesterase: protein MGRYFLGLEVPQEPCGRTLIKVEERLEPLLDVKKWYRSEQFHITTHFLGDLDAGQVQRVIELVTPHMAAQQPFQLRIDHAGWFPRAKVVWCGVSGDVAPLQALYAVLAEPLNTLGAGRFAHDQFRPHITLGRLRSTDPHWQPPDVADLLQGAEWDVTALHLYESVSAGPEGPQYPVRHTFPFAKKRVGS from the coding sequence ATGGGACGGTATTTTCTTGGCCTCGAAGTGCCGCAGGAACCGTGTGGGAGGACGCTGATCAAGGTGGAGGAGCGGCTGGAACCGCTCCTCGACGTGAAGAAGTGGTACCGCTCGGAGCAGTTTCACATCACGACACATTTTCTCGGGGACTTGGACGCGGGGCAGGTGCAGCGCGTGATCGAGCTGGTCACGCCGCACATGGCCGCGCAGCAGCCGTTTCAGCTGCGCATTGACCACGCGGGTTGGTTCCCGCGTGCCAAGGTCGTCTGGTGCGGCGTGAGCGGCGACGTGGCGCCTTTGCAGGCGCTGTACGCTGTGCTGGCTGAGCCTTTGAACACGCTCGGCGCCGGCCGTTTCGCCCACGACCAGTTCCGCCCGCACATCACTCTCGGCCGCCTGCGCTCCACCGACCCGCACTGGCAGCCGCCGGACGTGGCCGACCTGCTGCAGGGGGCGGAGTGGGACGTGACGGCGCTGCACTTGTACGAGTCGGTGTCAGCTGGCCCTGAAGGGCCGCAGTATCCGGTACGACATACGTTTCCATTCGCAAAAAAGAGAGTCGGCAGTTGA
- a CDS encoding phosphocholine cytidylyltransferase family protein, with translation MRLVILVAGVGSRLRPLTDDRPKCLVEVGGQTILDRFLKQAVATNAFQEVVLITGYRHPQIEAAVNEWQQTNELPVRLVQNERYDVTNNGYTLLCAKDFLLDGFVLTDGDLLLEDGILSRVAGAADSHLAVDMQMKLDEEAMKFVLDASGYVTELSKEISVERGLGESIGLCKINAADAQGVVDHLAKLVEQGEENEYYERAFQELIREGWKLKVVDVGDLRWVEVDDNNDLARAEQIFG, from the coding sequence ATGAGATTGGTAATTCTTGTAGCAGGTGTCGGGTCGCGTTTGCGCCCGCTGACCGATGATCGCCCGAAATGCCTCGTCGAAGTCGGCGGGCAGACGATCCTCGACCGTTTCTTGAAGCAAGCGGTGGCAACAAACGCCTTCCAGGAGGTCGTGCTGATCACCGGCTATCGTCATCCGCAGATCGAAGCTGCAGTCAACGAATGGCAGCAGACGAACGAGCTGCCGGTGCGCCTCGTGCAAAATGAGCGTTACGATGTGACGAACAACGGCTACACGCTCCTCTGCGCGAAAGACTTCCTGCTGGACGGCTTTGTGCTGACCGATGGCGACCTGCTGCTGGAAGACGGCATCTTGAGCCGCGTGGCCGGTGCGGCCGACTCGCATCTCGCGGTCGACATGCAGATGAAGCTGGATGAAGAAGCGATGAAATTCGTGCTCGATGCGAGCGGCTATGTCACCGAGTTGTCCAAGGAGATCTCCGTCGAGCGGGGCTTGGGCGAATCGATCGGCCTGTGCAAGATCAACGCGGCGGACGCGCAAGGCGTCGTCGACCATCTCGCGAAGCTGGTTGAACAGGGCGAGGAGAACGAATACTATGAACGTGCTTTCCAAGAGCTGATCCGCGAAGGCTGGAAGCTGAAAGTCGTCGACGTCGGCGACTTGCGCTGGGTGGAAGTGGACGATAACAACGATCTGGCGCGCGCGGAGCAGATTTTCGGATAA
- a CDS encoding aminotransferase class V-fold PLP-dependent enzyme, whose amino-acid sequence MKAVILAAGAGERLAPITQTLPKALLPIGSETILSRQIRQLAEHGVEDVYVVIGYEGEAIREHLAASNPPCAVHLIENPAFKATSTAYSALLAAEFVSGESFYLLDGDVVADGYVFEKMAALDGNVLLYQEKSISSPEEMKVSRQGDAVFLSKTIDDEHALGEFAGLARVSADASAAFFAALTKVSQDVYYEVALNEIAAEFPFALETLVEGSWIEIDFVTDYLQAVRLFTEKRDAVTPLISEQVLLCPGPVMVSKKVKSALLHADIGHRETEFIEILTRCRAKLNQAYGVTGKDYTNVIITGSGTSANEALLSSYGPGKKLLILSNGEFGNRLIDLARCHELDYTSLEFGWANKIDLAKVEELVATGAYDALMVVHHETSCGMLNPINEIGALMKKHNVDFLVDAVSSIGAEALSVEAANITFCTASANKALASLPGLAFVCGKKSAFQALKGQKARTRYLDLYKHYEFEALSYQTPNTPAVSLFYALEVALDELLQDTVAARMKHYGYLASLVRNRLKKLSLSFVIDEAEMSRVLTTVYYPEDIDVEAFHDWVKQHNYVIYRGKGPFLGKAFQIANIGHVREEHVLSFLDMMERGFKMTATTASVTQ is encoded by the coding sequence ATGAAAGCTGTCATCTTAGCTGCAGGAGCCGGGGAACGTCTGGCTCCGATTACTCAAACGTTGCCGAAAGCGCTGTTGCCCATCGGTTCGGAAACCATCCTCTCCCGGCAGATCCGCCAACTGGCGGAGCACGGTGTGGAGGATGTTTATGTTGTCATCGGCTATGAAGGGGAAGCGATCCGCGAACATCTGGCGGCGTCCAACCCGCCCTGCGCCGTCCACCTGATCGAGAACCCGGCGTTCAAGGCCACTTCGACCGCGTACTCCGCCCTGCTCGCTGCGGAATTCGTCAGCGGCGAATCGTTCTACCTGCTCGACGGCGATGTGGTGGCAGACGGCTATGTGTTTGAAAAAATGGCGGCGCTCGACGGCAACGTCCTGCTCTATCAGGAGAAGTCGATCTCTTCGCCGGAGGAGATGAAAGTCTCCCGCCAAGGCGATGCGGTCTTCCTGAGTAAGACGATCGATGACGAGCACGCGCTCGGCGAATTTGCCGGCCTCGCGCGCGTGTCTGCAGATGCCAGCGCAGCGTTTTTTGCTGCCTTGACCAAGGTGTCGCAGGATGTGTACTACGAAGTGGCGCTGAACGAGATCGCTGCGGAGTTCCCGTTTGCGCTGGAAACGCTGGTCGAAGGCTCGTGGATCGAGATCGATTTTGTCACCGACTATCTGCAGGCGGTGCGCCTGTTCACGGAGAAGCGTGATGCGGTCACCCCGCTGATCTCCGAGCAGGTGCTGCTCTGCCCAGGTCCGGTCATGGTCTCGAAAAAAGTAAAATCGGCGCTCTTGCACGCAGACATCGGCCACCGCGAGACGGAGTTTATCGAGATCCTCACCCGTTGCCGCGCCAAGCTGAACCAAGCGTACGGCGTGACCGGCAAAGACTACACCAACGTGATCATCACCGGCTCCGGCACCTCGGCGAACGAAGCGCTGCTCTCTTCCTACGGTCCGGGCAAGAAGCTGCTCATCCTCTCCAACGGCGAGTTCGGCAACCGCCTGATCGACCTGGCACGCTGCCATGAGCTCGATTACACGTCGCTGGAGTTTGGCTGGGCGAACAAGATCGACCTCGCAAAAGTCGAGGAGCTGGTCGCAACCGGCGCTTATGACGCGCTGATGGTCGTGCACCACGAGACTTCCTGCGGGATGCTCAACCCGATCAACGAGATCGGCGCGCTGATGAAGAAGCACAATGTCGACTTCCTCGTCGACGCGGTCTCCTCGATCGGCGCAGAAGCTCTGTCTGTAGAAGCGGCGAACATCACGTTCTGCACCGCATCGGCGAACAAAGCGCTGGCCTCGCTGCCGGGTCTGGCGTTCGTCTGCGGTAAAAAGTCGGCCTTCCAGGCGCTGAAAGGGCAGAAGGCGCGCACGCGCTACCTCGACCTGTACAAGCATTACGAGTTCGAAGCGCTCTCCTACCAGACGCCGAACACGCCGGCCGTCTCCTTGTTTTATGCGCTAGAAGTGGCGCTCGATGAACTGCTGCAGGATACGGTGGCGGCGCGGATGAAACACTACGGCTATCTGGCCAGCCTCGTGCGCAACCGCCTGAAGAAGCTAAGCCTGTCCTTCGTGATCGACGAAGCGGAGATGTCCCGCGTTTTGACCACCGTCTACTACCCGGAAGACATCGACGTGGAAGCGTTCCACGATTGGGTGAAGCAACACAACTATGTCATCTACCGCGGCAAAGGCCCGTTCCTTGGCAAGGCGTTCCAGATCGCCAACATCGGCCATGTCCGCGAAGAGCATGTGCTGTCGTTCCTCGACATGATGGAGCGCGGCTTTAAAATGACGGCAACCACAGCCTCTGTAACTCAATAA
- a CDS encoding CDP-alcohol phosphatidyltransferase family protein yields the protein MNLTERYRQIESVTKYSNYYLGRCYTWLSTPITELAARMGLHPNAMTLISLVLGLAACSLFLVGDRTSLIIGAVILYVSYVLDWCDGQLARFTGKMSPFGGWLDQMCDRIKEFLYVSTLAVGAYRLTEDVTVFYWAMGALFVLFLLEYYGQMNRAIPASKAAQEAAAAEAPAKPQLGRPTAGRKKFVIDFSIDEQYAVVCLFAVLAGAKGTLIGVTLLGLLFAVYKPLKAWLRYFRTN from the coding sequence ATGAATCTTACGGAACGTTACCGGCAGATCGAGTCGGTCACGAAGTATAGCAACTACTATCTCGGCCGCTGCTATACGTGGCTGTCGACGCCGATTACGGAACTCGCGGCGCGCATGGGGCTGCACCCGAATGCGATGACGTTGATTTCGCTGGTACTGGGGCTTGCGGCATGCAGTCTGTTTCTTGTCGGGGACCGCACGTCTCTGATCATCGGCGCTGTGATTTTGTATGTGTCGTACGTGCTGGACTGGTGTGACGGCCAGCTCGCGCGCTTCACGGGCAAGATGAGCCCGTTTGGCGGCTGGCTGGACCAGATGTGCGACCGGATCAAGGAGTTTCTGTACGTGTCGACGCTCGCTGTCGGCGCGTATCGGCTGACCGAAGATGTGACCGTGTTTTACTGGGCGATGGGCGCGTTGTTCGTGCTCTTCCTGCTCGAATATTACGGCCAGATGAACCGCGCGATCCCGGCTTCGAAAGCGGCGCAGGAAGCGGCTGCTGCCGAAGCTCCGGCCAAGCCGCAGCTGGGCCGTCCGACAGCAGGGCGCAAGAAGTTCGTCATCGACTTCTCGATCGACGAGCAGTATGCTGTTGTCTGCCTGTTCGCCGTGCTCGCCGGAGCGAAAGGAACGCTGATCGGCGTCACGCTGCTCGGCTTGCTGTTCGCAGTCTACAAACCGCTGAAAGCTTGGCTTCGCTATTTTAGAACGAATTGA
- a CDS encoding GAF domain-containing protein, producing MFSASSYTGTREENYEVVIRQAEALFDGENDLIANLANASALLNQFLETINWVGFYLMKDGELVLGPFQGLPACVRIPIGKGVCGTAAERRETVLVAYVHEFPGHIACDAASQSEIVVPILVNGELLGVLDIDSPIQNRFDELDQKYLEQFVEALVRHL from the coding sequence TTGTTCTCTGCCAGCAGCTATACCGGTACTCGTGAAGAAAATTATGAAGTCGTGATTCGCCAAGCAGAAGCTCTATTCGATGGTGAAAACGACCTGATCGCCAATCTCGCCAATGCATCCGCCCTGCTGAATCAATTTTTAGAAACGATCAACTGGGTGGGGTTCTACTTGATGAAAGATGGGGAATTGGTGCTCGGGCCGTTCCAAGGTCTTCCCGCCTGCGTGCGTATTCCGATCGGCAAAGGAGTATGCGGGACGGCTGCTGAACGCCGCGAAACGGTACTCGTGGCATACGTGCACGAGTTCCCGGGTCATATCGCCTGCGATGCGGCGTCCCAATCGGAGATTGTGGTGCCGATTCTCGTCAACGGCGAACTGCTTGGCGTGCTCGACATCGACAGCCCGATTCAGAACCGCTTCGACGAACTGGATCAAAAGTATCTGGAACAGTTCGTAGAGGCACTTGTACGCCACCTGTAA